The DNA sequence GCTTGTAGTCCTGCTTCTCCGCAAGACAGGAGAAGAAATCGGTGACGAGGGCCGCAGAGACATTCACGTCCGCATCCAGAGGAGCATTCTCGAGTGCGGCCTCGTCGAACGAAACCCCTCCGGGATCCGAATGCTGCCGGAGCCAGGCGTACCGGGCGAAACGCCGGATGGTCTGCAGGTATTTTTCGATCGTCCGGGGCGAGTAGTTCCGCATCCGGAGGTAACTGCTGAAGCGTTCCAGCCATTCCGAGAAGGAAGCGTTTTCCATCGTATAAAGAATAGAATAACGGAGCATATCAAAATTGCGGTAAATGCCTATTCCCCGCAATGAGTTGCACCCCGGGGAAACCCGTGCCGGGCCCGGCCAGAGCCGCAGGCCACGGTCGGCATGCACCCGCATCGAAAGGCCCGCTGCGGAAGGGAGGCTTACCCCCGGCCCCGGGAGCCCGCCGGGGGCCCGATACCGCAGGTATGAGCCCGATCCCCCGAACAGAAACCGGAGATCGACCTTGCCGGAACCGTGCCGTGGCGGCAGGCGGCCCCGGTTCCCGGCGCACACCCCCGGCGCAGATATCGCCGGAAGTGTGCCCGGAAAACGTAGAAAGGCCGGTATAACCCCGGACTCCAAAAAAGGATATTGCGGTGATGCATGGAGTGTCGGAGTTAGGAGGTATGGGGCTGCCGTCCCGGGTGGACGGGAGGGGGGCAAACCCTGTCGAATACGTTCTCTTCCGGATATATGAACCCCTTACCGCGCGGGGGGAAAGTGAACGCTCCAGGGACAGCACCGGTGCCACGTGGCCTGCATCCCCCGCCCACATATAAATGACCCTCACAGAAGGGCACAGGCGCCCGATCGCCCCCGCCGGCAACCATCACCACAGACGGCGGCGCGATCCGGGCTCAAAACCGCGATATGAAGGCCCCAAATCTCGACCCACCCATTCGACAGAGCGTCACGCCCCAACGGATGCCGGAACCCGTACCCCCGTAGAAGTGCTTCACACAGGATTACGCGAGACATTTCGACGATGCGTTCTCGCCCGCCAACACTCACGCGGACTTTGCGGCCCCCCCTCACGCTACCCCGCACTTCGCGCCTTCGCGTGAAACTGCGGCATTATGAGCGGCTCTGGGAGATCCGGTGCTGTAAAACCTCTTCAGCCGCTTCAATCCAGCAACAGGGAGGGCGCCAGCCCATGGGGGAGGCCAGGCCGTGACGCCCGCTCCGCGTGCACCACCCGCGAAAGAGCGCCCCCACATGGCCAGATCCCTGCACAATACGCCCCGATCATGACATCGCCCGATCCGGGTGCCCGGATAACCGCCCCGGACCCGGGACCAAAGAGGCAGGCATAAACCATATGCTGCTATATGTTCAGTGAGGGACGATCGTGACACCTGCGGGCAGTCGTTCTCCGGAGCGTCGTCCCCAAAATCGCCATCCAGGACGCCCGGGGCACCGTCGTTCGATCACCCCTATTGAAATATCAAAACCAACAAGAGGGATAGGTAAAATGGAAGAGCCTGACAGCATCAAAGACCCGAACAAGTACCAGAAATTCAAGAAGGTGGATGGCGCCACCTACCAGCGGGTCAACCAGTTCCTGCGCAAGCACACCCACATCACCGCCCGCGAGTGGGCGATCGCACGCCTCTGCGCAGACTTCAAGACCACCAGCGGCTCGGAGATGACGTTTATCGGTGAAAATCTCCCCGAACTCTGTCCGTTCATGGTCGATTCGTATACCCCGCAGGCGGTCAACCAGGCGAGGAGCTCCTTCAAGAAGAAGGTGAAGAAGGCAGGAGCCACGTTCTTCTACGGGGCCATGTGCGGATTTTTCACCGCAGAAGAACTCGACGAGATCCTCTTCGAGGCAAGCGAGGTTGCCCGGTTCCTGCTGGAGGTGGAAGGGACGAGCCTGAACCTCGACGAGGAGATCGACGTCGAGGACCGGATAACCGAGGTGATGCGGGGCGTCGCCGAGGCGGCGTCGGTCATCTTAAAGTCAAGGCCCGGCCAGGAAGAGGGAAGCCGGGGAGTACAGGATCAGGACGAAGGAAGCCAGCAAGTGCAGAGCCAGGAAGAAGGAGAGGACACGGAGATATGAAGATCATACAGGTTGTCGGCCGCTCGAACACCGGAAAGACCACATTCATAAAGAGCCTGATCGGGGCGCTTTCCGCACACGGAACCGTCGGAGCGATCAAGCATGTGGGCCACCATGGCTTTTCGCTCGAGCCCGGAAAAGACACCACCGTATACTATGAATCGCATGCTGCTATATCCGGCGGCGTCGATGCAGAGAAGTCGGTCATCATCAGGCGCGAGAACGACCTCGACTCCACCCTGGAGATCCTCTGCAACGCCGGGGTCGAATACGCCATACTCGAGGGGTTCAAGTCCCGGCCGTTCCCGAGGGTCGTGATAGGCGACCTTCCAAGCGAGAACGTCGTGCTCCGGAACCCCACCGTCGACGACGTGATCACCGCACTTCCGAAGTTCGAGGATTACTATACCGTCGAGGGACTGGTCAGGGAGCTCCGGCGCGAGTGCGATGTATCGCATGCCGGGGCCGTCCTCACGTTCAACGGGCTCGTCAGGGAGTGGACCGGCACCGAGCGGACAGAATACCTGGAGTTCGACGAGAGCGTCGATGCCGTGACGGAGAGTATCCTGCAGGAGGTGAAAGCAGTCCCGGGGATCATCGGCGCACGATTCCACCACCGGAAAGGACGGCTCCATGCCGGAGAAGATATAACCTATCTTGCTATACTTGCAGAGCACAGACAGGAGGCGTTCGCCGCCGCCGGCAGTGCAATCGATAGGCTCAAACGGGAACTACACGACGCGGAGAAGTGACATAAGATGCGAAACGGAAAACAGATGTTCGGAACGAACGGCGTGCGGGGCGTGATCGGAGAGATGATGACGCCTGCCCTCGTCCTCAAGATCGGCGCCGCGCTCGGATCGATGAGGAAGGGCACCATCGCGGTCGGCAGGGACACACGGACGTCCGGCGAAGCCCTGGCCCACGCCCTCAAAGCCGGGCTCCTGATGACCGGGTGCGACGTGGTGGACATGGGCATCCTCCCCACGCCGGCCCTGCAGTATATCATAAAGACCAACCGGTTCGACGGCGGCGCGATGATCACCGCGTCCCACAACCCGCCCGAGTACAACGGCGTGAAGATCATCGAGGCCGACGGCACCGAGATGTCCGACGACGAGATCATCCGGCTCGAAGACCGGTTCTTTACGGAGGAATTCGACGTGGCTCCCTGGGACGGTGTCGGCACGGAGGCCGCCGCACCCGACCGGATCGAGGAGTATATCCAGGCGGTCGTAGGGCACTTCCCGGCAGGCATCGGCGAGGGCATGACCGTCGTCGTCGACCCCGGTTCCGGCCCCGCGGCGCTCACCACCCCGAGCATCCTCTCGAGGATGGGATGCCGGGTCCATACCATCAACGCCCGGCTCGACGGCACGTTCCCGGGCCGGATGCCCGAGCCGACCCCCGAAGGGCTGCAGCCCCTCTCGGAGATGGTCATCGCCACGGGCGCCGATTTCGGGGTGGCGCATGACGGCGATGCCGACCGGGCGGTCTTCGTCGATACCAAAGGACGCTATATAGAAGAGAACTATGAGTTCGGTCTGGTCGAGGACTATGTCTGCGCTAGAAACAGCGACGGGCTCGTCGTCACCCCGGTCGCCACCTCCCGGCTGATCCGGGATATCGCGGAGAAGCACGGATGCACCGTCGACTATACCCCCGTAGGGAGCATCTATGTCGCAAGGAGAATGATCGAACTGATTGACGAGGGAGAGAAGGTCTCGTTCGGGGGCGAAGGGAACGGCGGCCTGATCTATCCCGACCACCAGTTCTGCCGGGACGGGGGCATGACGGCCGCCATGATGGTGGCGGTTCTCGCAAGTCATAACGGCAGAAAGCTCTCGGATATCCTCGACGAACTTCCTGCATACCACCTGGTCAAGGAGAAGCACCATACCGCCGACCCGGCCGCACTGGTCCGTGCCGTCGAAGAGGCGTTCGCGGGAGAGACGATCGAGAAGATCGACGGCATCAAGATCGTCAGGGACAATGCCTGGGCACTTGTGCGGGCATCGGGCACGGAACCGATGATCAGGATCATGATAGAGGCAGAGGACCCGGCCGTCGCTGATGCCATGTATCAGGAGATTATGCGGGTGGTCAGGCAGGTATGAGCACCTCACCTGCCTGATTCTCTAAGTGAGATCGACCCCCCATGAAGCATTCCATCCTGAGTGCTGCAAGAGACTCCTACCATCTACCATATCCTCAATATTTTCGAGGAACTCTCTGAATCCCACTGAAAAACATTCTTGTAAGAGGGGGGCAATCTATATATCTGATAATGGATATGCATGATGCAGTACCCACGGGAGGGCGCTGATCAAAATGGATGGAAAACTACAGATGAAACAGAAGATTAACTCCGCTATCTCTTCTGGCGATCTGCGTGAGCTTGAAAAGGTAGTTTCGGACATATCGGAGACGCAGACAAGGAAGGAGAAGAAATCACTCTACGAGCAGATGAATGCCGCCCTGGTCGAAGCGGCGTTCGAAGAAGGCCAGCCCGAACTCTTAAGCCAGCTCGTCGAACCGACCAGAGAAGAGATATTCGCCCTCTCCAGGCGTGCCGCCGCGCTCTATAGCGAGAGCAAGGACGAAACATGGTTCTCCGCAATATTTTCCCTGGTGGACAAACTCGACCGTAAGAGCCACCAGTCCGATATCCTTGCCGGGATCTCCCGCGATCTGGTCCAGGCAGGGGTCGATACCGGGGACATCCACTATATCGAGAGAGGAGGAGAAGCCTTCGATAAGATCAGCATCCGTAAATACCGCTCAGCAATCCTCTCCGAGATCATCCCGCTCTTCATCCTGTACGGGCAGAAACACCACAACGTCGATATCATGCAGTATGCTCTCCAGATGCTCCCCGAGATCGGCGACATATCAAGACAGTCCCAACTCCATGCCGACGTGGCCCGGGCGATCGCCGGTTCCGGCATCGAATCCGGCGACATCAATCTTGTGATCAGCGGGCTTTCGAGTGCTACCGAGATCAACCAGAAGATCCGGCGCACCAACTCGATCGCCGATATTGTGGATGCCGCCTGGAAATCCTCGTTGAAGAAGGAGATTTCCGACGTCGAACATATCATAGACTCTCTCCCGGATATTCCCGAAGAACGGCTCACCGAAGTCCTCGCGATCCTGACCGAGCAACTCCTCGACCGCCAGCGGGACAAGAAACAGATATACACCAAACTGCTCCGGATCGATGACGAAAAGGCATGGGCGGGCCAGACCATCGTCCTTGAACTCCTGAAGAAGGCAGAACGGAGCGGCGAACGCTGGTTCCTCGAGAAGGCGTTCGAGTTCAATGCTCGGGGCACAGGCGAGACCCAGCTCCCGATGGAGGAGATCGTCCTCTCCGGGATTGCGGTCGTCGAGAAGAGCGGCAACCCGACCATCCTCCTCGACATTACGCCGCTGATCGACGAGTCCTGCGACGCCGCGAAGGCGGCCCAGCTCTACCGGCAGATCACCGACGCACTCTCCCGGATGGGCGACTTCTACCACGCGATCGAGGTCATGAAGAAAGCCAGCTCCAGCACACAGAGGATCAACGCCCAATTTTTCGACACCAGTGTCCGCCTGATCAAGGAGGGTGTCCGGCGCGACGAGATCAGGCTCGTCCGCGAGAACATCCTCGCCACACTGGATATCGATATTGCCGACTCGCTGGTACACCAGGCGGTGACCGACTTCTGCAAGGAGTACGACTTTGACGAAGTCATCAGGCACATACCGGCCATAAAGGAACTCGCGGGATCGCACCGCGCACAGGACCACCTGCTCCTTGAGTGCAACACCATCCTGATCGAGCGGGGGTTCGTCCTTCAGAAAGACCCGTCGGCCCTCGTAGACCTGGTGGGCCAGATCGGAGAACAGGCCCTGCGCGAGCAGGCAATCTCGACCATCGCCGTCGAGATGGCACGGATCGGCGTCGCCCGAAAAGACCGGGATCTCCTCCGGCATGCGACCGGGCTCACCTGCGAGATCATGGATCAGCAGGCACGAGCCGAGGCCATGGGCGGCATCGTGGATCAGGCGGCCGTGCTCGCCGTCGAGGACGGCGACCTCGACCTGCTCCACGGGATGCGGGTCCTCTCCACGTCCCTGCTGGAGCGGGACTACTGCCTCTTTGCGATGGGGAAGGTCATCCATGGCCTGATCATGTACGGGATCGAGCAGCTCTCGCTCCAGGCGCTGGATGAAGCAGCCCAGATCCTCTCCCAGATCAGCGACCCGTCCCTGCAGCGGCAGCTGGCCGACCCCCTCATCGAGGGGTACGTCCGCGTCGGGAGCCTGCAGGCGGCAGACCAGCTCTCGCGGGGGATGGGGCGGATCTTCGACGGTATGATGGAGCCGTTCGAGATCGCGCTGACCCTCCTCCATACCAGCACCCCGCGCGAAGAGATCTCGATCAAGATAGCAAGCTACGTCGACATCATGCTCGAGTACACGCAGGTCTACAGGAGCCCTATCTTTGCAGTCCCCATGACGCTCTTCTCCCTGGAGATCGAAGGGGATTACGAACGGACCGCCATGATCCAGAGGATCCTCACCTTCTTCACCAGCTACACGAAGGAGTTCGACTCGGCCGATCCCTATGAGGTGACGGCTTACCTGCTCGAGGGGATCGAAGGAGGAGCAGCAGCACCGCCGGTCCTCGAGTTGATGTACCGCCTCTTCGAGCACACGGGCGACGTCTATGCGCGGTACTCCGGGATGTACCGGATCGTGAGCGCCTACTCGGTCCTCGGCAACGAAGAGCGGGCCGAGACGATCATCCGGAGGCTCCATGAGACCATCGGCACCATCTCCGAACCGTCCATCCGTGCAATCATGCTCTCCGACCTCGCCGGACTCATGGCCGGGATCGACCACAACGCAGCCAGAGGCTACCTTTCCGAGGCGCAGGGGACGCTTGAGTTCGTGGGGCAGGAACGTGAAGCATTCGTCAGGAAGAACCTGATCTACGCCGCAAGAAGCCTCAGCGCCGTAAACAGGCAGGACAAAGACGTCGACTGGGCGATGGAGCAGGTCGGCAGGATCGAGGATCCGGTCGAGTACGTGGATGCCCTGGCAGCGGTCTTCGACATGGTCAACGAGCCTGCACAGAGAAAGGAGATCCTCTCGGCAATGTGCCATACCGTGGTGAGCATTCCTTCCCCCTACGTCCGGCTCTCGATGCTCTTTGACGTGGCGCAGTTCGCTGAGACCTACGGCGACGAAGAGGAGATCAACGAACTGCTGGACGGCATGGAGAGAACCGCCGGCTACATTCAGATCCCGTTCATCACCGCCATGACCCAGCAGCGGATGGCCCGGATGCTCTTCTCGTTCTACCGGGCGAGCGGGAGACCGACCGCCCGGGAGCGCGCTGCCGATATCGTCTCGACCATCGACGACGACAGGATCCGGTACAGCCTGACGGTCCAGCTCGAGCAGGCCATGCCCCAGTCATGGAAGAGCACGGTCTACGGCAGGATCCTCGACTGCCGGGACAAGATCCGGAGCGGCGATTACACCACAAAGGACATGGTCACGCTTGACCGGGCGATACGGGCGGCACCCGACCGGGCAAAGCGGGCGACCTACTACACCGAACTCTACCTCATCTCCAGGAACGCAGGACAGTATGAAGTTGCGGACAGGATGCTGCTCTGTGCGCTCGAAGAAGCACGGATCATCAGGCCGCTCTCGCGGCGGGCTTTCGTGCTCGGCGATATGGCGTGCCGGATCTACGCAGAGCGCTACGAAGACCGCTCAAGGGAGATCCTCGACATGGCCGTGAGCGAAGCCCTCAACATCCGCGACGCGACGATCCGGGACGAAGTATACGACGAACTGGATATGTCCATGCGGATCATCCAGGAGCACTGGCTGTGAAGACGATCGAGATCAGGATCTCGGGAAGGGTGCAGGGCGTCGGGTTTCGTGCGTGTATCAAAAGGATCGCCACCAACCTCGGCGTCGGCGGCGAGGCGATGAACCTCCCCGACGGGAGGGTGTTCATTACCGCAACCGCCGAACCCGTCATCCTCGACAAGTTCGTCTCCATGCTGTATGGGTGCCCGCGGGTCGTCATCAGGGACATCACCCAGCAGGAGATCCCCCATGCCGCCTACCCCGAGTTCACCATCCAGCGGGGCAGTTACCAGTACAGCACGTGAAATTCGGCGTTCGTGAGGAGCGCATCCCGCAGGATGCGCACCTGGGCATCGATACGGGACTGGTCTATGGAGTCGCGGAGCGCCGCGACAAGCCGGGCCGAGAGGTTCCCGTCAAGATAGCATCTCTTTTCACCGCATTCGTAATCCCCGTCCAGGATTTCCTCCCGGGCAAACCGGATGACGGCACGGTCCACCATCGCCGCTTTCTGCGGTTCGATGAGGTCGTGGACGAAACTCCCGGCCCCCTCGTGAAGCATGCCAAGGTCGGGGTCGAGATGGGCGCCGACCAGTGAGACGCAACAGTTGCCATATAGCATCGCGTATCCGAGCGAGAACATGGCGTTGACGGGGTCGAGGTAAGGGCGGCTCGTCCTGCGCCGGAACCCGAGTTCCGGCGGGAGTGTGCGGGAGAGGATCTCGTAGTACATATCGGCGGTCAGGCGGGAGAGCCTCCGCAGATCCTCCATGGTGACCGAGATCGCGAGTTCCTCTCTGGCCTCGTGGAGGAAGTCGAGTTCTCCGGCGTAGAAGATGTCGTGCCCGGCGCGGTCGTAGAGTTCCTCGAGGAGGAGGAGCCTCGACTGGAGGCCGGCTCGCGCAAGCGGCTGTGCGAACCGGTGAGGGGCCGCCTGTTCCTGGGCGAGGCGCACCGCCTCGTCCGGCCGGTAGCCGTAGGGGTAGAGATGTCCGACGGGCGTGCCGTCGATATCGAAGAAGGTGATGGCAGCACCGGCTTTGAGAAGGTTTGTCACCGCCGAGGTGTGCAGGGTATGGCCGCCGACGACCAGGAGGTGTTTCACTGCCTGGAGGGGGTAACGCCGGGTATCGCTCCCGTGCGCGATGACCAGTTCCTGTGTCGTCGCCTTGATGTGACCCCCGTAGCCGAAGACGGGAAGCCAGGGTTCGGTCGCTGTCATCCAATCACTCTGGAAATGAATATTGGGCGGTTTTTGGTGATTAATGCATCGATTAGCCGGATCCGGTGTGATCTTCCGGATACCGGGCAGTCAGGAGAGTACGGGGAAAGGACCTGATGCAGATAAATCAACTTATGTTAACTTAACCGGGTTAATTAACTGTAACGTTTTTACATACCCATAACCTAGTCTAAAACATTACTTTTCCAGACAGGGTTCTGGGAAAGAGTATGAACAGAAATAGGGTGATATCATGGGCATTTTGGGAAAAAGAATCCATTACATTCCGATTGTACTGATAGCCTGCCTGCTGCTGGCATCACCGGCAGAGGCACTCGACGACCCCGTGCTGCTCTTTAACGGGACGGTTGCACTGACGAACGGCACGTTCGAATGTACGGCCTACAACTCCGATAGTTCCTACACAATTCAGAACCGGACCCCGCTCGGGGCACTCCAGGCGGTAGCGGAGCTCGAGAGCTTCACCTACGATGTAACCGACAAGAGGTGGGGCACGGATGGAGTCCTCCTGCTCGATAATATCGGCGAATACCAGTTCGTAAAGGGCGGGGCCGAATGGGCCTGCTACGTCAACGACGTCTTCAAGGACGGGTACGGCAACCACGACGACGGCCTCAACGTTGTAGCGCTTGCCGAAGGCGATGAGGTCCTCTTCTGCTACGGCAACGACACGACGCAGGAGAACGCAACGGTGCTGATCCAGATCGAAGTGACTCTGGACGAGTCGCCGGTGACACCGACTCCCACCCCGACCCCGTCGGGCTGGAGCATCACGCTCACGGGCGCGTCGACCGAGACCGTCGACCAGGACTACTTCGAGGACGGGATCGCCTGCGGGCATGTCGCCACCTACACCGACGAGAACGGTGGTGAGTGGAGCGGCATGCCGCTCTGGTATCTCATCGGCCTTGTAGACGACGACCAGGACCACGGGTCCGGTGCGTTCAACGACGCTCTCGCCGAGCAGGGTTACTCGATAAAGATCACCTCAGGCGACGGCTACGAGATCAATTTCCAGAGTGCAAGCGTCGCAAGGAACGACGAGATCATCGTCGCAAACACCCTCAACGGCACCGAACTCCCCGAGACCATCGGCGAGAGCGAGAAACCCTGCTGGCCGCTCCAGCTCATCGGTCCCGACGTGAGCGCCGGCCAGAAGATCGGCAGCATTGCCTCGATCGAGCTCGTCGGACTTCCCGAGCCCTCCGGCGACTGGGAAATCACGCTCGCGGGCGCGTTCAACCGGACGCTCACGCAGGCGGAGTTTGAGGACGGGCTCTCATGCCACGACGAGAGTTATACCGACGACAGCGATCGGGTCTGGACCGGCATACCTCTCTGGTATCTGGTGGCCGTCGTCGACGATATGGAGGCCGATGACCACTGGACGCTGAACGATACGCGGGCGGCCGCCGGCTACACCGTGCGGGTGACCGCGAGCGACGGGTTTAGCGCTACGTTCAATAGCGCCGATATCGCCCGGAGCGATGCGTACCTTGTCGCGGACAAAATGAACGCAACACCGCTTTCCGCAGATAACGGTGCGCCGTTGAAGCTCGTCGGCTCCGCCCTGACGTCCGGCAGCCAGAGAATCGGCAGCATCGCGTCGATCACCCTGGAGGGGCTGCCTGACGAGAGCACCGATTCCGAGTGGACGCTTGCTCTCGAAGGGCCGAAGGTTACGGACCTTCTCACGAAGGAAGAGTTCGAAGCGTGCGGCTACCACACAAAGACCTACAACGACGGGGTCAGCACCTGGACCGGCGTCCCGTTAAAGGTCCTCTGCGGCTGGGTTGACGACGACGTCATGCACGGCTCCGGAGCGTTCAACACCGCTCTCGCCCAGGCAGGCTACACGGTGATCGTCTCCTCCGGCGGGGAGAACCCCTACAGCAAGGAGTTCACCAGCCAGGAGATCATGGCGAGCCCGCTCGACTATATCGTCGCGAGCAAGGTCAACGGCACCGCGATCACCGGAGGCGCCTACCCGCTCCGCCTCGTCGGCGAGGGGGCAACCGGGAGCAAGAGTGTCGGGAACGTCCAGAAGATCCAGCTCGTCGACTTCCAGGAGCCGACGGAACCCCCGTCCATCCGCATCGTTCTGTACGCCTCCGATGGCGTGACCGTCGTCGAAGAGACGACGAAGACCATCACGTGGATGGAAGGGAACCTGGATATCTACGGAGCTCCGGACGGCGTCTGGCTCAGGTTCCAGGGCCCCACCTTCGATCCGGATGACCTCTGGAATCCGGAGGAGGACAAAAACCCCGGCAAGGTCGACGAAGTCGTGAAAGGGACCTCGATCCGTGACCTCTGCGACCTCGTAGGCGGGGTTCAGGAGGGAGGCGAGGTAAAACTCGTCGCATCCGACGGTTACGAGGCCAAACTGAACTACACCAATCTCTATACCCCGCTCGACCGGCAGGGGGAGGCTATCGTCGCCTGGTGGACGGAGCGGCAGGGTTACGCACCCGCATACAGTGACGGACCGCGCCTCTTCTTCAACGCACCCGACGGCATCTTCGGCGCCGACGACATGCGGG is a window from the Methanoculleus oceani genome containing:
- the mobB gene encoding molybdopterin-guanine dinucleotide biosynthesis protein B → MKIIQVVGRSNTGKTTFIKSLIGALSAHGTVGAIKHVGHHGFSLEPGKDTTVYYESHAAISGGVDAEKSVIIRRENDLDSTLEILCNAGVEYAILEGFKSRPFPRVVIGDLPSENVVLRNPTVDDVITALPKFEDYYTVEGLVRELRRECDVSHAGAVLTFNGLVREWTGTERTEYLEFDESVDAVTESILQEVKAVPGIIGARFHHRKGRLHAGEDITYLAILAEHRQEAFAAAGSAIDRLKRELHDAEK
- a CDS encoding molybdopterin-dependent oxidoreductase; translated protein: MGILGKRIHYIPIVLIACLLLASPAEALDDPVLLFNGTVALTNGTFECTAYNSDSSYTIQNRTPLGALQAVAELESFTYDVTDKRWGTDGVLLLDNIGEYQFVKGGAEWACYVNDVFKDGYGNHDDGLNVVALAEGDEVLFCYGNDTTQENATVLIQIEVTLDESPVTPTPTPTPSGWSITLTGASTETVDQDYFEDGIACGHVATYTDENGGEWSGMPLWYLIGLVDDDQDHGSGAFNDALAEQGYSIKITSGDGYEINFQSASVARNDEIIVANTLNGTELPETIGESEKPCWPLQLIGPDVSAGQKIGSIASIELVGLPEPSGDWEITLAGAFNRTLTQAEFEDGLSCHDESYTDDSDRVWTGIPLWYLVAVVDDMEADDHWTLNDTRAAAGYTVRVTASDGFSATFNSADIARSDAYLVADKMNATPLSADNGAPLKLVGSALTSGSQRIGSIASITLEGLPDESTDSEWTLALEGPKVTDLLTKEEFEACGYHTKTYNDGVSTWTGVPLKVLCGWVDDDVMHGSGAFNTALAQAGYTVIVSSGGENPYSKEFTSQEIMASPLDYIVASKVNGTAITGGAYPLRLVGEGATGSKSVGNVQKIQLVDFQEPTEPPSIRIVLYASDGVTVVEETTKTITWMEGNLDIYGAPDGVWLRFQGPTFDPDDLWNPEEDKNPGKVDEVVKGTSIRDLCDLVGGVQEGGEVKLVASDGYEAKLNYTNLYTPLDRQGEAIVAWWTERQGYAPAYSDGPRLFFNAPDGIFGADDMRVCLAQPYWHYFDSGGVHYPSAGGVSNRNIATIKIYQAPREDWNLVLTGAITQTITRSYFESGKACAMAGHGATWTDDQDQVWSGMPLWLLCGYVDDTNSHDYGTDPFNDDLADAGYNVTVIDYGPDGTRGTDDDFSATFNSSFVARNNNIIVADEIDGAPLPADGDKPSWPLKLVGSALTSNKQKVGSIDEIVLTGVPVVSDATISLETGWNFVSTPKRLADGSNTFAIFDAVDTADHSILLYDGLESEWKAVGSTDSFQPLDAVWVYTNAACTVSLTYAPGEPELPPAKSLGKGWNAIGFTDTEAESAANTLLSLGDHWTTLIGFDAEGQEYGVSIIRGASGSHGEENTMQPTQGYWIYMTEADTLAAISA
- a CDS encoding DUF5806 family protein; protein product: MEEPDSIKDPNKYQKFKKVDGATYQRVNQFLRKHTHITAREWAIARLCADFKTTSGSEMTFIGENLPELCPFMVDSYTPQAVNQARSSFKKKVKKAGATFFYGAMCGFFTAEELDEILFEASEVARFLLEVEGTSLNLDEEIDVEDRITEVMRGVAEAASVILKSRPGQEEGSRGVQDQDEGSQQVQSQEEGEDTEI
- the glmM gene encoding phosphoglucosamine mutase translates to MRNGKQMFGTNGVRGVIGEMMTPALVLKIGAALGSMRKGTIAVGRDTRTSGEALAHALKAGLLMTGCDVVDMGILPTPALQYIIKTNRFDGGAMITASHNPPEYNGVKIIEADGTEMSDDEIIRLEDRFFTEEFDVAPWDGVGTEAAAPDRIEEYIQAVVGHFPAGIGEGMTVVVDPGSGPAALTTPSILSRMGCRVHTINARLDGTFPGRMPEPTPEGLQPLSEMVIATGADFGVAHDGDADRAVFVDTKGRYIEENYEFGLVEDYVCARNSDGLVVTPVATSRLIRDIAEKHGCTVDYTPVGSIYVARRMIELIDEGEKVSFGGEGNGGLIYPDHQFCRDGGMTAAMMVAVLASHNGRKLSDILDELPAYHLVKEKHHTADPAALVRAVEEAFAGETIEKIDGIKIVRDNAWALVRASGTEPMIRIMIEAEDPAVADAMYQEIMRVVRQV
- a CDS encoding acylphosphatase, with translation MKTIEIRISGRVQGVGFRACIKRIATNLGVGGEAMNLPDGRVFITATAEPVILDKFVSMLYGCPRVVIRDITQQEIPHAAYPEFTIQRGSYQYST
- the cas1 gene encoding CRISPR-associated endonuclease Cas1, which encodes MTATEPWLPVFGYGGHIKATTQELVIAHGSDTRRYPLQAVKHLLVVGGHTLHTSAVTNLLKAGAAITFFDIDGTPVGHLYPYGYRPDEAVRLAQEQAAPHRFAQPLARAGLQSRLLLLEELYDRAGHDIFYAGELDFLHEAREELAISVTMEDLRRLSRLTADMYYEILSRTLPPELGFRRRTSRPYLDPVNAMFSLGYAMLYGNCCVSLVGAHLDPDLGMLHEGAGSFVHDLIEPQKAAMVDRAVIRFAREEILDGDYECGEKRCYLDGNLSARLVAALRDSIDQSRIDAQVRILRDALLTNAEFHVLYW